In Janthinobacterium rivuli, a single genomic region encodes these proteins:
- the fusA gene encoding elongation factor G: protein MARKTPIERYRNIGISAHIDAGKTTTTERVLFYTGVNHKLGEVHDGAATTDWMAQEQERGITITSAAVTCFWKGMANNFPAHHINIIDTPGHVDFTIEVERSMRVLDGACMVYCAVGGVQPQSETVWRQANKYKVPRLAFVNKMDRTGANFFKVYDQMRSRLKANPVPIQMPIGAEDVFTGVIDLVKMKAVIWDDASQGMKFEYGDIPAHLAADAAKWRENMVEAAAEASEDLMNKYLEEGDLSEEEIKAALRQRTIASEIVPMLCGTAFKNKGVQAMLDAVIEYLPSPIDIPPVPGLDEDEQPVERAADDNEKFSALAFKIATDPFVGQLCFIRCYSGTLNSGDSVLNSVKQKKERIGRIVQMQANEREEIKEMRAGDIAAVVGLKDTTTGDTLCDEKASVVLERMVFPEPVISQAVEPKTKADQEKMGLALNRLAAEDPSFRVRTDEESGQTIIAGMGELHLDIIVDRMKREFNVEATVGKPQVAYRETIRKVCEESEGKFVKQSGGRGQYGHVVLKIEPQEPGKGFEFVDAIKGGTVPREYIPAVEKGVRDTLTSGVMAGYPVVDVKVTLFFGSYHDVDSNENAFRMAASMAFKDGCRKASPVILEPMMAVEVETPEDYAGTVMGDLSSRRGMVQGMDEIAGGGGKIIKAEVPLSEMFGYATSLRSSTQGRATYTMEFKHYAEAPKHVTEAIVSSKAK, encoded by the coding sequence ATGGCCCGCAAGACCCCCATTGAGCGCTATCGTAATATCGGTATCTCCGCTCACATCGATGCAGGTAAGACGACCACGACCGAGCGCGTCCTGTTCTACACAGGCGTGAACCACAAGCTGGGCGAAGTCCATGATGGCGCTGCCACCACCGACTGGATGGCACAGGAACAAGAGCGCGGTATCACGATTACCTCGGCTGCTGTTACGTGCTTCTGGAAAGGCATGGCAAACAACTTCCCAGCTCACCACATCAACATCATCGACACCCCAGGCCACGTTGACTTCACCATTGAAGTGGAACGTTCGATGCGCGTGTTGGATGGCGCCTGCATGGTTTACTGTGCAGTCGGCGGCGTGCAGCCACAATCGGAAACGGTATGGCGTCAGGCTAACAAGTACAAAGTGCCACGTCTGGCCTTCGTGAACAAGATGGACCGTACCGGCGCCAACTTCTTCAAGGTCTACGATCAGATGCGTTCGCGTCTGAAAGCCAACCCAGTACCTATTCAGATGCCTATCGGCGCTGAAGACGTCTTCACCGGTGTTATCGATCTGGTCAAGATGAAAGCGGTTATCTGGGACGACGCGTCGCAAGGCATGAAGTTTGAATACGGCGACATTCCTGCACACCTGGCCGCTGATGCTGCCAAGTGGCGCGAGAACATGGTTGAAGCCGCTGCTGAAGCGTCGGAAGACCTGATGAACAAGTACCTGGAAGAAGGCGACCTCTCGGAAGAAGAGATCAAGGCTGCCCTGCGTCAGCGTACCATCGCCAGCGAAATCGTTCCAATGTTGTGCGGTACCGCCTTTAAAAACAAGGGCGTACAAGCCATGTTGGACGCGGTCATCGAGTACCTGCCATCGCCAATCGACATTCCACCTGTCCCAGGTCTGGACGAGGACGAGCAGCCAGTCGAGCGTGCCGCTGACGACAATGAGAAATTCTCGGCATTGGCGTTCAAGATCGCAACCGATCCGTTCGTCGGTCAGTTGTGCTTCATCCGTTGCTACTCGGGTACCCTGAATTCGGGCGACTCGGTGTTGAACTCCGTGAAGCAGAAGAAAGAGCGTATCGGCCGTATCGTGCAGATGCAAGCGAACGAACGCGAAGAAATCAAGGAAATGCGCGCTGGCGACATCGCCGCCGTTGTGGGTCTGAAAGACACCACCACTGGCGATACGCTTTGCGACGAGAAAGCCAGCGTCGTTCTGGAGCGCATGGTCTTCCCTGAGCCAGTGATTTCGCAGGCAGTCGAGCCAAAAACCAAGGCCGACCAGGAAAAAATGGGCCTGGCGCTGAACCGCCTGGCAGCAGAAGATCCATCGTTCCGCGTGCGTACCGATGAAGAATCGGGCCAGACCATCATCGCCGGTATGGGCGAGTTGCATCTGGACATCATCGTTGACCGCATGAAGCGCGAATTCAACGTTGAAGCCACCGTCGGCAAGCCACAAGTGGCTTACCGCGAAACGATCCGTAAAGTGTGCGAAGAGTCGGAAGGCAAATTCGTCAAGCAATCGGGTGGTCGTGGTCAATACGGTCACGTGGTTCTGAAGATCGAACCGCAAGAACCGGGCAAGGGCTTCGAATTCGTTGACGCGATCAAGGGCGGTACCGTTCCTCGCGAATACATCCCTGCAGTTGAAAAAGGTGTGCGCGACACGCTGACTTCGGGCGTGATGGCTGGTTACCCAGTCGTTGACGTGAAAGTCACGCTGTTCTTCGGTTCGTACCATGATGTTGACTCGAACGAAAATGCATTCCGCATGGCCGCTTCGATGGCATTCAAAGATGGCTGCCGCAAAGCATCGCCAGTCATCCTGGAGCCAATGATGGCCGTGGAAGTGGAAACGCCGGAAGACTACGCCGGTACCGTGATGGGCGATCTGTCGTCGCGTCGCGGCATGGTGCAAGGCATGGATGAAATTGCTGGCGGTGGCGGCAAGATCATCAAGGCCGAAGTGCCTCTGTCGGAAATGTTCGGTTACGCTACGTCGTTGCGTTCGTCGACCCAAGGTCGTGCGACTTACACGATGGAATTCAAGCACTATGCTGAAGCACCTAAGCATGTGACTGAAGCAATCGTAAGCTCGAAAGCTAAGTAA
- the rpsJ gene encoding 30S ribosomal protein S10, giving the protein MSAPNQKIRIRLKAFDYKLIDQSALEIVETAKRTGAVVKGPVPLPTRIQRFDVLRSPHVNKTSRDQFEIRTHQRLMDIVDPTDKTVDALMKLDLPAGVDVEIKLQ; this is encoded by the coding sequence ATGTCGGCACCAAACCAAAAAATCCGTATCCGCCTGAAGGCTTTCGATTACAAACTGATCGACCAGTCCGCTCTGGAAATCGTTGAAACCGCGAAGCGCACCGGCGCTGTCGTCAAAGGCCCAGTACCACTGCCTACCCGTATTCAGCGTTTCGACGTGCTGCGTTCCCCGCACGTCAACAAAACTTCGCGCGATCAGTTCGAGATCCGTACGCACCAACGCCTGATGGACATCGTTGACCCAACGGACAAAACCGTTGACGCGCTGATGAAGCTGGACCTGCCAGCTGGTGTTGATGTCGAAATCAAACTGCAATAA
- the rplC gene encoding 50S ribosomal protein L3: MSLGLLGRKVGMMRIFTDEGDSIPVTVLDVSNNRVAQIKTPETDGYSAVQVAFGQRRASRVTKAVAGHHAKAGVEAGTLLKEFRVDAAKAAELKAGDVVAASLFEVGQKIDVQGVTIGKGYAGVIKRYHFASGRATHGNSRSHNVPGSIGMAQDPGRVFPGKRMTGHLGDVNRTIQNLVIARIDADRQLLLVKGAIPGAKNGQVVVSPAIKTKAKKGA; this comes from the coding sequence ATGAGCCTAGGCCTTCTCGGTCGCAAGGTTGGTATGATGCGCATTTTCACGGATGAAGGGGATTCGATTCCTGTCACCGTGTTGGACGTATCGAACAACCGTGTTGCGCAAATCAAAACCCCTGAAACAGATGGTTACTCCGCTGTTCAGGTCGCATTCGGTCAACGTCGCGCTTCCCGCGTGACCAAAGCTGTTGCTGGTCATCACGCTAAAGCTGGTGTTGAAGCCGGTACTCTGTTGAAAGAGTTCCGTGTCGACGCTGCCAAAGCCGCTGAACTGAAAGCTGGCGATGTTGTCGCTGCTTCCCTGTTCGAAGTCGGTCAAAAGATCGACGTGCAAGGCGTTACCATCGGTAAAGGCTATGCAGGCGTTATCAAACGTTACCACTTCGCTTCTGGCCGTGCAACGCACGGTAACTCGCGTTCGCACAACGTTCCAGGTTCCATCGGTATGGCACAAGATCCAGGTCGCGTTTTCCCTGGTAAGCGCATGACCGGTCATCTGGGTGACGTTAACCGTACGATCCAGAACCTCGTGATCGCCCGTATCGATGCCGACCGTCAGCTGTTGCTGGTCAAAGGCGCGATTCCAGGTGCGAAAAATGGCCAGGTAGTTGTCTCGCCAGCCATCAAAACCAAAGCCAAGAAGGGAGCTTAA
- the rpsG gene encoding 30S ribosomal protein S7: MPRRREVPKREILPDPKFGNTDVAKFVNVLMLSGKKSVAENIIYGAFEHIAAKSGKDPLEVFATAINNAKPLVEVKSRRVGGANYQVPVEVRPVRRMALSMRWLREAANKRSEKSMPQRLGGELMEAAESRGGAMKKRDEVHRMAEANKAFSHFRF, encoded by the coding sequence ATGCCACGTCGTCGTGAAGTACCCAAGCGCGAAATTTTGCCAGATCCAAAATTCGGCAACACTGATGTCGCTAAATTTGTAAACGTGCTGATGCTGTCCGGTAAGAAATCGGTTGCAGAAAACATCATCTACGGTGCTTTCGAGCACATCGCAGCAAAATCGGGTAAAGATCCACTCGAAGTTTTTGCTACCGCAATCAACAACGCCAAGCCGTTGGTTGAGGTGAAATCCCGTCGCGTCGGTGGTGCAAACTACCAGGTGCCGGTCGAAGTTCGCCCAGTCCGTCGTATGGCTCTGTCCATGCGTTGGTTGCGTGAAGCTGCTAACAAGCGCAGCGAAAAATCGATGCCACAACGCCTCGGCGGTGAGCTGATGGAAGCGGCTGAAAGCCGCGGCGGCGCGATGAAAAAACGCGACGAAGTCCATCGTATGGCTGAAGCGAACAAAGCGTTCTCGCATTTCCGCTTCTAA
- the creD gene encoding cell envelope integrity protein CreD — translation MQKTLLVKALIVFGLMLLIGLPLLMIQETIKERMEFRQEAVNSIAADSVREQTIIGPILVIPYVEQYDERVEIAVDKEQKGSVPAQTQVQRRVMQRRLLVYPNLLLQEGTIETDRRYRGIHQVLVYSGQHAFKGDFTVPSLEQLPRKTPDARVTLGEPFVALSIEDVRGIRNIPKIDWGGRQIEFEQGTDLFAFRSGLHAPLGAMPLAQAQQVKFSFDLGLDGIERQHFVPVAKNSQISIKSNWPHPQFGGRFLPSPKHRQINAEGFQVEWNISSLASNAQTQLSTIEGEFKVPDSAPLGQVDRFSVGFIEPINVYSQSDRATKYGLLFVALTFAAFFIFEILKSLPIHPVQYLLVGLSLVIFFLLLVGLAEHIAFLAAYLIASAACIALTSFYLAHVLHNAWRGIGFGVALTMLYGALYGLLNSENNALVMGSILLFAVLAAIMVATRKVDWYQIGKGAPQE, via the coding sequence ATGCAAAAAACTCTGTTAGTCAAAGCCTTGATCGTGTTCGGCCTGATGCTGCTGATCGGCCTGCCTTTGCTGATGATTCAGGAAACGATCAAGGAGCGGATGGAATTCCGCCAGGAAGCCGTCAACAGCATCGCCGCCGATTCGGTGCGCGAACAAACCATCATCGGTCCCATCCTCGTGATCCCGTATGTGGAGCAATATGACGAGCGGGTCGAGATCGCCGTCGACAAGGAGCAGAAAGGCAGCGTGCCGGCGCAGACGCAGGTGCAGCGCCGCGTCATGCAGCGCCGCTTGCTGGTGTACCCGAACCTCTTGCTGCAGGAAGGCACCATCGAGACCGACCGCCGCTACCGTGGCATCCACCAGGTGCTGGTGTACAGCGGCCAGCATGCGTTCAAGGGCGACTTCACGGTGCCCAGTCTTGAGCAGTTGCCGCGCAAGACGCCGGACGCGCGCGTGACCCTGGGCGAGCCGTTTGTTGCCTTGTCCATCGAGGACGTGCGCGGCATCCGCAACATCCCGAAAATCGACTGGGGCGGGCGCCAGATCGAATTCGAACAGGGCACCGACCTGTTTGCCTTCCGCAGCGGCCTGCATGCACCCCTGGGCGCCATGCCGCTGGCGCAAGCGCAGCAGGTGAAATTCAGTTTTGACCTGGGACTGGACGGCATCGAACGCCAGCATTTCGTGCCGGTGGCGAAAAATAGCCAGATCAGCATCAAGTCGAACTGGCCCCATCCGCAGTTTGGCGGGCGCTTCCTGCCGTCGCCGAAACACCGCCAGATCAATGCCGAGGGCTTTCAGGTCGAATGGAATATCTCGTCGCTGGCCAGCAATGCGCAAACGCAGCTGAGCACGATCGAGGGCGAGTTCAAGGTGCCCGACAGCGCACCGCTGGGCCAGGTGGACCGTTTCAGCGTCGGCTTCATCGAGCCGATCAATGTGTATTCGCAGTCGGACCGGGCCACCAAGTATGGCTTGCTGTTTGTGGCGTTGACGTTTGCCGCCTTCTTCATCTTCGAGATCCTGAAGAGTCTGCCGATCCATCCCGTGCAATATCTGCTGGTGGGCCTGTCGCTGGTGATCTTCTTCCTGCTGCTGGTGGGCCTGGCCGAGCATATCGCTTTCCTTGCCGCTTACCTGATCGCCAGCGCCGCCTGTATCGCGCTGACCAGTTTTTACCTGGCGCATGTATTGCACAACGCCTGGCGCGGCATCGGCTTCGGCGTGGCGCTGACCATGCTGTATGGCGCCCTGTACGGATTGCTGAACTCGGAAAACAATGCGCTGGTGATGGGCAGCATCCTGCTGTTCGCCGTCCTGGCCGCCATCATGGTGGCGACGCGCAAGGTTGACTGGTATCAGATTGGCAAAGGAGCGCCGCAGGAATAG
- the creB gene encoding two-component system response regulator CreB, whose product MSKTVLIVEDEQAIADSIAYALRTDGFTPRHVMLGEHALAALRPTPGEAAQMPVLVVLDVGLPDMSGLEVCRRLRQFSEVPVIFLTARSDEIDRIVGLEIGADDYVTKPFSPRELVARIRVILRRAGVAQAPRETGMTIAAPAAAPARFELRALEAKVLFHGQPLDLTRYEYLLLKTLLEHPGHVLSRAQLMERVWSGAPDTLERTVDAHVKSLRAKLRAVDAQVDPIQTHRGLGYSLAGA is encoded by the coding sequence ATGTCCAAGACTGTCCTGATCGTGGAAGATGAACAGGCGATTGCCGACAGCATCGCCTATGCCTTGCGCACGGACGGCTTTACGCCGCGCCATGTGATGTTGGGCGAGCACGCCCTGGCCGCGCTGCGCCCAACGCCCGGCGAAGCCGCGCAGATGCCCGTTCTGGTAGTGCTTGACGTGGGCTTGCCCGACATGAGCGGGCTGGAAGTGTGCCGCCGGCTGCGCCAGTTTTCCGAGGTGCCGGTGATCTTCCTGACGGCTCGCAGCGACGAGATCGACCGTATCGTCGGCCTGGAAATCGGCGCCGACGATTACGTCACGAAGCCGTTTTCGCCACGCGAACTAGTGGCGCGCATCCGCGTCATCCTGCGCCGCGCGGGTGTCGCGCAAGCTCCCCGCGAGACTGGCATGACGATAGCCGCGCCTGCCGCCGCGCCGGCGCGCTTCGAGTTGCGCGCGCTGGAGGCGAAAGTGCTCTTTCACGGCCAGCCGCTGGACCTGACCCGCTATGAATACCTGTTGCTGAAAACCCTGCTCGAGCATCCGGGCCACGTGCTGTCGCGCGCGCAGCTGATGGAGCGCGTGTGGAGCGGGGCGCCCGATACGCTTGAGCGCACAGTCGACGCACACGTCAAATCGCTGCGCGCCAAGCTGCGTGCCGTCGATGCGCAGGTCGATCCCATCCAGACCCACCGTGGCCTCGGCTACAGCCTGGCCGGCGCATGA
- the creC gene encoding two-component system sensor histidine kinase CreC — MKIGLRILLGYFLIVGLAAWFLLNVFMEQVKPGVRSTLEDTLVDTSQLLASLVAPDLKAGTLAQSPVAERMQDYARHGVDVNINGVRKRTLDYRITITDRHGIVLFDSSGRDVGRDYSRWNDVYLTLQGKYGARSTRSRPDDEMSTVMHVAAPIRDGNEVIGVLTVAKPNASVQAFVERSQRKILQRGAILLLLSLLIGLAFAWWLHHALGKLMHYIGDVEAGRKVALPALGKNEIGTLGRALEAMRTRLEGKEYVEQLMHTLAHELKSPIAAIQASAELLQEDMPPAERRQFLASILEQNARQRQLIDKLLALVRVEKQQRLDHPERIALAPLLAQVAQDAAATLAARGVRLQLQAEEGSVAGDALLLRQALGNLLDNAAGFAPPGSCIDLTARRQGSQVEIAVRDRGAGIPAYALERVFERFYSLPRPSAGKSTGLGLPFVREVASLHGGTVEVLNHAQGGACARLCLPLA, encoded by the coding sequence ATGAAGATCGGCCTGCGCATCCTGCTCGGCTACTTCCTGATCGTCGGGCTGGCCGCATGGTTCCTGCTGAATGTCTTCATGGAGCAGGTCAAGCCCGGCGTGCGCTCGACCCTGGAAGACACCCTGGTCGATACCTCGCAACTGCTGGCCAGCCTGGTGGCGCCCGACCTGAAGGCGGGCACGCTGGCGCAGTCGCCCGTGGCCGAACGCATGCAGGATTACGCGCGCCATGGCGTGGACGTGAATATCAATGGCGTGCGCAAGCGCACGCTCGATTACCGCATCACCATCACGGACCGGCACGGCATCGTGCTGTTCGATTCCAGCGGGCGCGACGTGGGGCGCGACTATTCGCGCTGGAATGACGTGTACCTCACCTTGCAGGGCAAGTATGGCGCGCGCAGCACGCGCAGCCGGCCCGACGACGAGATGTCGACCGTCATGCATGTGGCCGCGCCGATTCGCGACGGCAATGAGGTGATCGGCGTGCTGACGGTGGCCAAGCCGAACGCCAGCGTGCAAGCGTTTGTCGAGCGCAGCCAGCGCAAGATATTGCAGCGCGGCGCCATCCTGTTGCTGCTGTCGCTGCTGATCGGCCTGGCATTTGCCTGGTGGCTGCACCATGCGCTGGGCAAGCTGATGCATTACATCGGCGACGTGGAAGCGGGGCGCAAGGTGGCGCTGCCGGCGCTGGGAAAGAACGAGATCGGCACTTTGGGGCGGGCGCTCGAGGCGATGCGCACGCGCCTGGAAGGCAAGGAATACGTGGAGCAGCTGATGCACACCCTGGCGCATGAATTGAAAAGCCCGATCGCCGCCATCCAGGCCTCGGCCGAGCTGCTGCAGGAAGACATGCCGCCGGCCGAGCGCCGCCAGTTCCTTGCCAGCATCCTGGAGCAGAATGCGCGCCAGCGGCAACTGATCGACAAGCTGCTGGCCCTCGTGCGCGTGGAAAAACAGCAACGGCTGGATCACCCTGAGCGCATCGCGCTGGCGCCCCTGCTGGCGCAAGTGGCGCAGGACGCGGCCGCCACCCTGGCGGCGCGCGGCGTGCGCCTGCAGTTGCAGGCGGAAGAGGGCAGTGTGGCCGGGGACGCCTTGCTGCTGCGCCAGGCGCTGGGCAATTTGCTCGACAACGCGGCCGGCTTTGCGCCACCGGGCAGTTGCATCGACCTGACGGCGCGGCGCCAGGGCAGTCAGGTGGAAATTGCCGTGCGCGACCGTGGCGCGGGCATCCCCGCGTATGCGCTGGAACGCGTCTTCGAGCGTTTCTATTCCCTGCCGCGCCCGAGCGCCGGCAAGAGCACGGGCCTGGGCTTGCCCTTCGTGCGCGAGGTGGCCTCGCTGCATGGCGGCACGGTCGAAGTGCTCAATCATGCGCAGGGCGGCGCCTGCGCGCGCCTGTGCCTGCCACTAGCCTAG
- a CDS encoding tetratricopeptide repeat protein, with amino-acid sequence MKTHTISLLCAVSLLAACAAPATLTTSNEQHDACNAAELKGQFGEAELACVQALRSAEQAGASADILSQRQYNLGRIKRLQGKNAEAEQLYRQALATEEAAQPRSDARVGRRMVELASALAAQGKWQEGTGYLERVLPLLPKLSPASRTYSAEVLRQYAKQLQGGPQAALGARFEAVAASLQ; translated from the coding sequence ATGAAGACCCATACCATCAGCCTGCTATGCGCCGTCAGCCTGCTGGCCGCCTGCGCGGCGCCAGCGACGCTCACCACCTCCAATGAACAGCACGACGCCTGCAACGCGGCCGAACTCAAAGGCCAGTTTGGCGAAGCGGAACTGGCTTGCGTACAGGCGCTGCGCAGCGCCGAGCAAGCCGGGGCCAGCGCGGACATCCTCTCGCAGCGCCAGTACAACCTGGGCCGCATCAAGCGTTTGCAGGGCAAGAATGCGGAAGCGGAGCAGTTGTACCGGCAAGCGCTGGCCACGGAAGAAGCGGCGCAGCCGCGCAGCGACGCGCGCGTCGGCCGGCGCATGGTGGAACTGGCGTCGGCCCTGGCAGCGCAAGGCAAATGGCAGGAAGGCACAGGCTATCTGGAACGCGTGCTGCCGCTGCTGCCGAAGCTGTCGCCCGCCTCGCGCACGTATTCGGCGGAAGTGCTGCGCCAGTACGCGAAGCAGCTGCAAGGCGGTCCGCAGGCGGCACTGGGCGCGCGCTTTGAAGCCGTCGCGGCCAGCCTGCAATAA
- the rpsL gene encoding 30S ribosomal protein S12, which yields MPTINQLIRNPRVALTVKSKSPALENSPQKRGVCTRVYTTTPKKPNSALRKVAKVRLTNGFEVISYIGGEGHNLQEHSVVLLRGGRVKDLPGVRYHMVRGALDTQGVKDRKQSRSKYGTKRAKAGKK from the coding sequence ATGCCAACCATCAATCAATTGATTCGCAATCCACGCGTCGCTTTGACCGTGAAGAGCAAATCGCCGGCGCTGGAAAACAGCCCGCAAAAACGTGGCGTCTGCACACGTGTTTACACCACGACTCCAAAGAAGCCTAACTCGGCTCTGCGTAAAGTCGCTAAAGTTCGTCTGACCAATGGTTTCGAAGTCATTTCGTACATTGGCGGTGAAGGCCATAACCTGCAAGAGCATAGTGTTGTGCTGTTGCGCGGCGGTCGCGTTAAGGATTTGCCGGGTGTGCGTTACCACATGGTTCGCGGTGCCCTGGATACCCAAGGCGTTAAAGACCGTAAGCAATCGCGTTCGAAGTACGGTACCAAGCGCGCTAAAGCTGGCAAGAAGTAA
- a CDS encoding DUF817 domain-containing protein, whose translation MLNALDTHLLNAAPRERLRGWPRFLTEFLYFGIKEARSCLFVGLFFAAVFLVPRAGLFGLPRYDVLLLVALAIQGAMLWSGLETWDELKAICLFHAVGFALEVFKVSGTIQSWSYPDFAYTKVFGVPLFSGFMYAAVGSYIIQTWRLLDMRIRHHPPYWMAVLIALLIYANFFTHHYIGDYRWYLAACALGLYARTSVVFRPLDRDRSMPLLLGFVLVGFFIWLAENISTFWGVWRYPNQLGAWSVVHVSKWSSWSLLVVMTFTIVAHLKHIKASIHVAQP comes from the coding sequence ATGCTTAATGCCCTCGATACCCACCTGTTAAATGCAGCTCCCCGTGAGCGCCTGCGCGGCTGGCCGCGTTTCCTGACCGAATTTTTGTATTTCGGCATCAAGGAGGCGAGGTCGTGCCTGTTCGTGGGGCTGTTTTTCGCTGCCGTGTTCCTGGTGCCGCGCGCTGGCCTGTTCGGCCTGCCGCGCTATGACGTGCTGCTGCTGGTGGCGCTGGCGATCCAGGGCGCGATGCTGTGGAGCGGGCTGGAAACGTGGGATGAATTGAAAGCCATCTGCCTGTTTCATGCGGTCGGCTTCGCGCTGGAGGTGTTCAAGGTGTCGGGGACGATCCAGTCGTGGAGCTATCCCGACTTCGCCTACACCAAGGTGTTCGGCGTGCCCCTGTTTTCCGGCTTCATGTATGCGGCCGTCGGCAGCTACATCATCCAGACCTGGCGCCTGCTCGACATGCGGATCCGCCACCATCCGCCATACTGGATGGCGGTGCTGATCGCGCTGCTGATTTACGCCAACTTCTTTACTCACCACTACATCGGCGACTATCGCTGGTACCTGGCCGCCTGCGCGCTGGGCCTGTACGCGCGCACCAGCGTGGTGTTCCGTCCGCTCGACCGCGACCGCAGCATGCCCTTGCTGCTCGGTTTCGTGCTGGTCGGCTTCTTCATCTGGCTGGCTGAAAACATCAGCACCTTCTGGGGCGTATGGCGCTATCCGAACCAGCTTGGCGCCTGGTCGGTCGTGCATGTCAGCAAATGGAGCTCGTGGTCGCTGCTGGTGGTGATGACGTTCACCATCGTGGCCCACCTCAAGCACATCAAGGCCAGCATCCACGTCGCCCAGCCCTAG
- the tuf gene encoding elongation factor Tu produces the protein MAKGKFERTKPHVNVGTIGHVDHGKTTLTAAIATVLSKKFGGEAKAYDQIDAAPEEKARGITINTAHVEYETETRHYAHVDCPGHADYIKNMITGAAQMDGAILVCSAADGPMPQTREHILLARQVGVPYIIVFLNKCDLVDDAELLELVEMEVRELLSKYEFPGDDLPIIKGSARMALEGKEGEMGVDAVLRLADALDAYIPTPERAVDGAFLMPVEDVFSISGRGTVVTGRIERGIVKVGEEIEIVGITDTVKTTCTGVEMFRKLLDQGQAGDNVGLLLRGTKREDVQRGQVLAKPGSIKPHAHFTGEIYVLSKDEGGRHTPFFNNYRPQFYFRTTDVTGSIELPADKEMVMPGDNVSITVKLINPIAMEEGLRFAIREGGRTVGAGVVAKILA, from the coding sequence ATGGCAAAAGGTAAATTCGAACGGACCAAGCCGCACGTCAACGTCGGCACCATCGGCCACGTCGACCACGGTAAAACCACGCTGACCGCTGCAATCGCAACGGTTCTGTCGAAGAAATTCGGCGGCGAAGCTAAAGCATACGACCAGATCGATGCAGCACCAGAAGAAAAAGCGCGCGGTATCACGATTAACACCGCCCACGTCGAGTACGAAACGGAAACGCGTCACTACGCGCACGTTGACTGCCCAGGCCACGCCGATTACATCAAAAACATGATTACCGGTGCTGCCCAGATGGACGGCGCGATCCTGGTGTGCTCCGCAGCTGACGGCCCAATGCCACAGACCCGCGAACACATCCTGCTGGCCCGCCAAGTTGGCGTTCCATACATCATCGTGTTCCTGAACAAGTGCGACCTGGTCGACGACGCAGAGCTGCTGGAACTGGTTGAAATGGAAGTGCGCGAGCTGTTGTCGAAGTACGAATTCCCAGGCGACGACCTGCCTATCATCAAAGGTTCGGCACGTATGGCGCTGGAAGGCAAAGAAGGCGAAATGGGCGTTGACGCGGTTCTGCGTCTGGCCGATGCGCTGGATGCTTACATCCCAACGCCAGAGCGCGCTGTTGACGGTGCTTTCCTGATGCCAGTGGAAGACGTGTTCTCGATCTCGGGTCGCGGTACCGTTGTGACCGGTCGTATCGAGCGCGGCATTGTTAAAGTCGGCGAAGAGATCGAAATCGTTGGTATCACCGATACCGTCAAAACGACTTGCACCGGCGTGGAAATGTTCCGCAAACTGCTGGACCAAGGTCAAGCTGGCGACAACGTTGGTCTGCTGCTGCGCGGCACCAAGCGTGAAGACGTGCAACGTGGTCAAGTTCTGGCCAAGCCAGGCTCGATCAAGCCGCATGCACACTTCACCGGCGAGATCTATGTTCTGTCGAAAGACGAAGGCGGCCGTCATACGCCATTCTTCAACAACTATCGTCCACAGTTCTACTTCCGCACGACGGACGTAACCGGTTCGATCGAGTTGCCAGCAGACAAAGAAATGGTCATGCCAGGCGATAACGTGTCGATCACCGTCAAGCTGATCAACCCGATCGCGATGGAAGAAGGTCTGCGCTTCGCTATCCGCGAAGGCGGCCGTACCGTCGGCGCTGGTGTTGTTGCAAAAATCCTGGCTTAA